One stretch of Corallococcus exiguus DNA includes these proteins:
- a CDS encoding HEAT repeat domain-containing protein, whose amino-acid sequence MAQPQKVTDATAEPEQSPEVREKVELAKTFAFHLLKGIKQIGMYRHNEARFPEFLSKAQEAISTYTEKFGPLSLKVEQQNFMLHGEPLFSEESPLPYKFFRDGIRQLIFRPGLPLEELVTLTLIALSEPERGADDVLAQLWRAGMQQVEYVVVEGFSMEGASEDEVQVEVDKVVGYLYSRLQTNSDDFLRFARVSAEDLDAKLDGVEQIRGLVVGGRHASDDLKARIQRDITEEENARLFPKLVGAVFQVVEGGVDDAALLEEIFLQLLDMLLLQDDFATVNQIVLKLRALSQREGGEDLGRMLNNFLHKMGEEQRLTRLGESLKTTRTRQPQDVTRYLQALGVDSVLPLLSVLETIELPENRLLIGDVLATFARDLPEPFVARLLSDRPQTVRDMVYILEKSNHPERVKMFGQVMKSPNLVVKLEVMQIIGRGRTAEARRIIQDALTDGVSQVRMLAAKLLPEFDRERAFTDLVRQVREPGWDKKTTDEKSAFYSAIGATNLPAALSMMQQLLTVKPSLLNKRRVMEDKLLAIMGLGGAGSIQSYKMLQGVLEDKAQPLDVLTAARKAMYQTRKALFGDSALPEEAS is encoded by the coding sequence ATGGCACAGCCCCAGAAAGTCACGGACGCGACCGCGGAGCCGGAGCAGTCACCGGAGGTCCGCGAGAAGGTGGAGCTGGCGAAGACGTTCGCGTTCCACCTGCTCAAGGGCATCAAGCAGATTGGCATGTACCGCCACAACGAGGCGCGCTTCCCGGAGTTCCTCTCCAAGGCGCAGGAGGCCATCTCCACGTACACGGAGAAGTTCGGACCGCTCTCGCTGAAGGTGGAACAGCAGAACTTCATGCTGCATGGCGAGCCGCTCTTCTCCGAAGAGTCGCCGCTCCCCTACAAGTTCTTCCGCGACGGCATCCGCCAGCTCATCTTCCGGCCGGGGCTGCCGCTGGAGGAGCTGGTCACCCTCACGCTCATCGCGCTGTCGGAGCCGGAGCGCGGCGCGGACGACGTGCTCGCGCAGCTGTGGCGCGCGGGCATGCAGCAGGTGGAGTACGTGGTGGTGGAGGGCTTCTCCATGGAGGGCGCCTCCGAGGACGAGGTCCAGGTGGAGGTGGACAAGGTGGTGGGCTACCTCTACTCCCGCCTCCAGACGAACTCGGACGACTTCCTGCGCTTCGCGCGCGTGTCCGCGGAGGACCTGGACGCGAAGCTGGACGGCGTGGAGCAGATCCGCGGCCTCGTCGTGGGCGGCCGGCACGCCTCGGACGACCTGAAGGCCCGCATCCAGCGCGACATCACCGAAGAGGAGAACGCGCGCCTCTTCCCCAAGCTGGTGGGCGCGGTGTTCCAGGTGGTGGAAGGCGGCGTGGATGACGCGGCGCTGCTGGAGGAAATCTTCCTGCAGCTGCTGGACATGCTGCTGCTCCAGGACGACTTCGCCACGGTGAACCAGATCGTCCTCAAGCTGCGCGCGCTCTCCCAGCGCGAAGGCGGCGAGGACCTGGGGCGCATGCTCAACAACTTCCTCCACAAGATGGGCGAGGAGCAGCGCCTCACGCGGCTGGGCGAGTCGCTGAAGACGACGCGCACGCGGCAGCCGCAGGACGTGACGCGCTACCTGCAGGCGCTGGGCGTGGACTCGGTGCTGCCGCTGCTTAGCGTGCTGGAGACGATTGAGCTGCCGGAGAACCGCCTGCTCATTGGCGACGTGCTGGCCACGTTCGCGCGCGACCTGCCGGAGCCCTTCGTCGCGCGCCTCTTGTCGGACCGGCCGCAGACGGTGCGCGACATGGTCTACATCCTGGAGAAGAGCAACCACCCGGAGCGGGTGAAGATGTTCGGCCAGGTGATGAAGAGCCCCAACCTGGTGGTGAAGCTGGAGGTCATGCAGATCATCGGGCGGGGCCGCACGGCGGAGGCCCGGCGCATCATCCAGGATGCGCTCACCGACGGCGTCTCCCAGGTGCGCATGCTGGCCGCGAAGCTGCTGCCGGAGTTCGACCGCGAGCGGGCCTTCACGGACCTGGTGCGGCAGGTGCGCGAGCCGGGCTGGGACAAGAAGACGACGGACGAGAAGTCCGCTTTCTACTCCGCCATCGGGGCCACCAACCTGCCCGCCGCGCTGTCCATGATGCAGCAGTTGCTGACGGTGAAGCCGTCACTGCTGAACAAGCGGCGCGTGATGGAGGACAAGCTGCTGGCGATCATGGGCCTGGGCGGCGCGGGCTCCATCCAGTCCTACAAGATGTTGCAGGGCGTGTTGGAGGACAAGGCGCAGCCCTTGGACGTCCTCACCGCGGCCCGCAAGGCGATGTACCAGACGCGCAAGGCCCTGTTCGGGGACTCGGCGCTGCCGGAAGAGGCGAGCTGA
- a CDS encoding OPT family oligopeptide transporter, with protein MSHGSPPVVDDRVPLAEAHGAPHKPYVPPEQSPTELTIRGLVLGSVLGIVFAASSVYLAIKVGLTVSASIPVAVLSIAIFRALGRSSILENTIVQTTGSAGESLAFGVAAALPALLILGYDISLTHAFLTAALGGVLGVLMMIPLRQGLIVQEHGKLTYPEGTASADVLIVGEQGGTNARTVILGFIIGGVYKFAYSGMKLFKEAIGTPIKGLKAATLSTEVSPELLGVGYIIGPRVAGITFAGGVLSYLILIPMISFFGSGMETPLLVHNGMLIKDMSPDQIRNAYVLYIGAGAVATGGLISLIRSLPTIVGAFKRSVETLRQSRTQGALPTVLRTDQDLPITVVLVGSALLILAIWLAPPLHVNFISAILIVIFGFFFVTVSARITGEIGSSSNPISGMVVATLLVTCLVYLLFGWTSSPDRFMALTTAAIVGIAASNGGTTAQDLKTAFLVGGTPKKQQIALFVGVLTSAMFIGLVLVLLNQGATAVIPEAHPGVQVTELTQETRTQHTYRWSVSQDALTQRGMTPEKLKRSLWAERLDATPVDGALELRSWRPMPPEQLSGLTLTPANGPSLKLSDAGAITAGPDRVYKEGFVRGADTPVPAGRYLVDDQGAIQYVVDPGIGGRISEYEGQTLTRYSAPKAQLFALIIDGILTQRLPWDLVLLGVFIALMLELCGVSSLPFAVGVYLPISSSAPIFVGGMVRHFVDKLRGGSAAESEFSPGTLMSSGYIAGGSIAGVLIAFLEIASDGAWTRAINLPALFGHEGAVGSFLNAVGESELAHPTWSNVWGLAFFAVLTAVLFRSAVKGQSGAEAPPPSH; from the coding sequence TTGTCCCACGGTTCCCCGCCGGTCGTCGATGATCGCGTCCCCCTCGCGGAGGCGCATGGTGCCCCGCACAAACCCTATGTGCCCCCCGAGCAGTCGCCCACGGAGCTGACCATCCGCGGTCTGGTGCTCGGGTCGGTGCTGGGCATCGTGTTCGCGGCGTCGTCCGTGTACCTGGCCATCAAGGTCGGCCTCACGGTGTCCGCGTCCATCCCGGTGGCGGTGCTCTCCATCGCCATCTTCCGGGCCCTGGGACGCTCCAGCATCCTGGAGAACACCATCGTCCAGACGACGGGCTCCGCGGGTGAGTCGCTCGCGTTCGGCGTGGCGGCGGCGCTGCCCGCGCTGCTCATCCTGGGCTACGACATCAGCCTCACGCACGCGTTCCTCACCGCCGCGCTGGGAGGCGTGCTGGGCGTGCTGATGATGATTCCGCTGCGCCAGGGCCTCATCGTCCAGGAGCACGGCAAGCTCACCTACCCGGAGGGCACCGCCAGCGCGGACGTGCTCATCGTCGGAGAGCAGGGCGGCACCAACGCCCGCACGGTCATCCTGGGTTTCATCATCGGTGGCGTCTACAAGTTCGCCTACTCCGGGATGAAGCTCTTCAAGGAGGCCATCGGCACGCCCATCAAGGGGCTCAAGGCCGCGACGCTCTCCACGGAGGTGTCCCCGGAGCTGTTGGGCGTGGGCTACATCATCGGGCCTCGCGTGGCGGGCATCACCTTCGCCGGCGGCGTGCTCAGCTACCTCATCCTCATCCCGATGATCTCCTTCTTCGGCAGCGGCATGGAGACGCCGCTGCTGGTGCACAACGGGATGCTGATCAAGGACATGTCGCCGGATCAGATCCGCAACGCGTACGTGCTCTACATCGGCGCGGGCGCGGTGGCGACGGGCGGCCTCATCAGCCTCATCCGCTCCCTGCCCACCATCGTGGGCGCCTTCAAGCGCAGCGTGGAGACGCTGCGCCAGTCGCGCACGCAGGGCGCCCTGCCCACGGTGCTGCGCACGGATCAGGACCTGCCCATCACGGTGGTGCTGGTGGGAAGCGCGCTGCTCATCCTCGCCATCTGGCTGGCGCCGCCGCTGCACGTGAACTTCATCTCCGCCATCCTCATCGTCATCTTCGGCTTCTTCTTCGTGACGGTGAGCGCGCGCATCACCGGTGAGATTGGCTCCTCATCCAACCCCATCTCCGGCATGGTGGTGGCCACGCTGCTCGTCACCTGCCTCGTGTACCTGCTGTTCGGGTGGACGTCGTCGCCGGACCGCTTCATGGCGCTCACCACGGCGGCCATCGTGGGCATCGCCGCGTCCAACGGCGGCACCACCGCGCAGGACCTGAAGACGGCGTTCCTCGTGGGCGGCACGCCCAAGAAGCAGCAGATCGCCCTCTTCGTCGGCGTGCTCACCAGCGCCATGTTCATCGGCCTGGTGCTGGTGCTGCTCAACCAGGGCGCCACTGCGGTCATCCCGGAGGCGCACCCGGGTGTGCAGGTGACGGAGCTGACGCAGGAGACGCGCACCCAGCACACCTACCGCTGGTCGGTGTCCCAGGACGCGCTCACCCAGCGCGGCATGACGCCCGAAAAGCTCAAGCGCTCGCTGTGGGCGGAGCGCCTGGACGCGACGCCGGTGGACGGAGCGCTGGAGCTGCGCAGCTGGCGCCCGATGCCGCCCGAGCAGCTGTCCGGCCTCACGCTGACGCCGGCCAACGGCCCGTCACTGAAGCTGTCGGACGCGGGCGCCATCACCGCCGGTCCGGACCGCGTCTACAAGGAAGGCTTCGTGCGCGGCGCGGACACGCCCGTGCCCGCCGGCCGCTACCTGGTGGATGACCAGGGCGCCATCCAGTACGTGGTGGACCCGGGCATCGGCGGCCGCATCAGCGAGTACGAGGGCCAGACGCTCACCCGCTACTCCGCGCCCAAGGCGCAGCTGTTCGCGCTCATCATCGACGGCATCCTCACGCAGCGGCTGCCGTGGGACCTGGTGCTGCTGGGCGTCTTCATCGCGCTGATGCTGGAGCTGTGCGGCGTGTCCTCGCTGCCCTTCGCGGTGGGCGTGTACCTGCCCATCAGCAGCAGCGCCCCCATCTTCGTGGGCGGCATGGTGCGCCACTTCGTGGACAAGCTGCGCGGTGGCAGCGCGGCGGAGTCCGAGTTCTCCCCCGGCACGCTGATGTCGTCCGGCTACATCGCGGGCGGCTCCATCGCGGGCGTGCTCATCGCGTTCCTGGAAATCGCCAGCGACGGGGCCTGGACGCGCGCCATCAACCTGCCCGCCCTCTTCGGGCATGAAGGCGCGGTGGGCTCCTTCCTCAACGCCGTGGGCGAGAGCGAGCTGGCGCACCCGACGTGGTCCAACGTCTGGGGCCTGGCGTTCTTCGCCGTCCTCACCGCGGTCCTGTTCCGCTCGGCCGTCAAGGGCCAGAGCGGCGCGGAAGCCCCGCCGCCGTCGCACTGA
- a CDS encoding RNA polymerase factor sigma-32 → MQASTEQSSNSGSLAMYLSEINQYSLLKVEEEQELARRFIKGDLAAGHRLVTSNLRFVVKVSYEYRSYGIKMSDLIQEGNIGLMKAVQKFDPDKGIRLISYAVWWIRAYIQNYILKSWSLVKLGTTQAQRKLFFSLARTRRELEKLGSGETVVNVDEIARKLHVKPGEVREMEQRMGGRDLSLDAPMGEDGGNSHVDFVVSAAAPQDDEFADKEEAGLINNRVRTALMRLDPRERFIIEQRVMNERPMTLKELGEHFGFSRERARQLEIRAKDKLKSELAALMAEVDPETLAAQG, encoded by the coding sequence ATGCAGGCTTCGACCGAGCAGTCGTCCAATTCTGGCTCCCTCGCGATGTATCTCTCGGAGATCAACCAGTACTCGCTCCTGAAGGTGGAGGAGGAGCAGGAGCTGGCGCGCCGGTTCATCAAGGGTGACCTGGCCGCGGGCCACCGCCTGGTGACGAGCAACCTGCGCTTCGTGGTGAAGGTCTCCTACGAGTACCGCTCCTACGGCATCAAGATGTCGGACCTCATCCAGGAGGGAAATATCGGCCTGATGAAGGCCGTGCAGAAGTTCGATCCGGACAAGGGCATCCGCCTCATCTCGTACGCGGTGTGGTGGATTCGCGCGTACATCCAGAACTACATCCTGAAGAGCTGGTCCCTGGTGAAGCTTGGAACCACGCAGGCGCAGCGCAAGCTGTTCTTCAGTCTGGCACGCACCCGCCGGGAGCTGGAGAAGCTGGGCAGCGGCGAGACCGTGGTGAACGTGGATGAGATTGCCCGCAAGCTCCATGTGAAGCCCGGCGAAGTGCGTGAGATGGAGCAGCGCATGGGTGGCCGGGACTTGTCCCTGGACGCGCCCATGGGCGAGGACGGCGGCAACAGCCACGTGGACTTCGTGGTGAGCGCGGCGGCGCCCCAGGACGACGAGTTCGCGGACAAGGAGGAGGCGGGCCTCATCAACAACCGCGTCCGCACCGCCCTGATGCGCCTGGACCCGCGCGAGCGCTTCATCATCGAGCAGCGCGTGATGAACGAGCGCCCCATGACGCTCAAGGAGCTGGGCGAGCACTTCGGCTTCTCCCGCGAGCGCGCGCGCCAGCTGGAGATCCGCGCCAAGGACAAGCTCAAGTCGGAGCTGGCCGCCCTGATGGCGGAGGTGGATCCGGAGACGCTCGCCGCCCAGGGCTGA
- a CDS encoding transglutaminase TgpA family protein: protein MKRPLRLRLALRDLAVGFAFAAMAMSGQLPVWVLGVFIGALVLALCDVRLVARFSRLSALGLLVAAVLLGLQLTAGAMNAVVAACAFASLIAAQRMLSTPDAAAEGQTHLTGLLMVAGGAALSGDMTYALCLIAFGVLASLALALGVVEAAVPDGEPVPVRAVLRPLSVGVMFAVAGAVAFFVLFPRLNWAMVGPRSAPGFGAVSSAGYSNTVRLGGAGTIKGNPRVVLRATLTPDPGREALDAYWVGRTYDTFDGMEWTNVVGAQQTERQITLRPASDTLLHQRIELLPAYGARTLIALETPSRLGNAMAHTPTGTRNSPVQLQGGGEVRFTVTAPSYTYEAYSLPPDAKKGMSDGLVQAERDQLLALPEHLDARVAQLAAQVLQGEKEPLAAARKLATFLQRDYGYTLEQAGTPEDPLAEFLFVRKAGHCEHFATALTLMLRTQGIGARLATGFYGGARMDGGYLVRAGDAHAWTHVLVPGRGFVTVDATPPSNRTSQGSVLLEKVLALYEAVESRWRNSVVDYSFRDQFELASALVRPPRRAPGAPANEGPSRLPPPRAWVTAAVVAFVIWRAGRFVSRWTGRAPVLEATRFLDRVDTALQKAHVPRFEHETLEDLTTRLAREGHPLALALTPLTRRYLEARFGGRALREGEAEHLLATLRRALDAEASRRAVKPAGQAGPTARAS, encoded by the coding sequence GTGAAGCGCCCCTTGAGGCTGCGGCTCGCTCTGCGCGACCTGGCGGTGGGCTTCGCCTTCGCCGCGATGGCCATGTCCGGCCAGCTGCCCGTGTGGGTGCTGGGCGTCTTCATCGGAGCGCTGGTGCTGGCGCTGTGCGACGTGCGGCTCGTCGCGCGCTTCTCCCGCCTGTCCGCGCTGGGGCTGCTGGTCGCGGCGGTGCTCCTGGGCCTCCAGCTGACGGCCGGCGCGATGAACGCGGTGGTGGCGGCGTGCGCCTTCGCGAGCCTCATCGCCGCGCAGCGGATGCTGTCCACGCCGGACGCCGCGGCGGAGGGACAGACGCACCTGACGGGCCTCTTGATGGTGGCTGGTGGCGCGGCGCTGTCGGGCGACATGACGTACGCGCTGTGCCTCATCGCCTTCGGGGTGCTGGCCAGCCTGGCGCTGGCGCTGGGCGTGGTGGAGGCGGCGGTGCCGGACGGCGAGCCCGTGCCGGTGCGCGCGGTGCTGCGGCCACTGTCCGTGGGCGTGATGTTCGCGGTGGCTGGCGCGGTGGCCTTCTTCGTCCTCTTCCCCCGCCTCAACTGGGCCATGGTGGGGCCCCGTTCGGCGCCGGGCTTCGGCGCGGTGAGCAGCGCGGGCTACTCCAACACGGTGCGGCTGGGCGGCGCGGGCACCATCAAGGGAAACCCGCGCGTGGTGCTGCGCGCCACGCTCACGCCGGATCCGGGCCGCGAAGCGCTGGACGCCTACTGGGTGGGCCGCACCTACGACACCTTCGACGGCATGGAGTGGACGAACGTCGTCGGCGCGCAGCAGACGGAGCGGCAGATCACCCTGCGCCCCGCCAGCGACACGCTCCTCCACCAGCGCATCGAGCTGCTGCCCGCGTACGGCGCCCGCACGCTGATTGCCCTGGAGACGCCCTCGCGCCTGGGCAACGCCATGGCGCACACGCCCACCGGCACCCGGAACAGCCCGGTGCAGCTCCAGGGCGGGGGCGAGGTGCGCTTCACCGTCACCGCGCCCTCGTACACCTACGAGGCCTACAGCCTGCCGCCGGACGCGAAGAAGGGCATGTCCGACGGCCTGGTCCAGGCGGAGCGCGACCAGCTCCTGGCGCTGCCCGAGCACCTGGACGCGCGCGTCGCGCAGCTCGCGGCGCAGGTGCTCCAGGGAGAGAAGGAGCCGCTGGCCGCCGCGCGCAAGCTCGCCACCTTCCTGCAGCGCGACTACGGGTACACGCTGGAGCAGGCAGGCACGCCGGAGGATCCGCTGGCGGAGTTCCTCTTCGTGCGCAAGGCGGGCCACTGCGAGCACTTCGCCACCGCGCTCACGCTGATGCTGCGCACACAGGGCATCGGGGCGCGGCTCGCCACGGGCTTCTATGGCGGCGCGCGCATGGACGGCGGCTACCTGGTGCGCGCGGGCGACGCGCACGCCTGGACGCACGTGCTCGTCCCGGGGCGGGGCTTCGTCACCGTGGACGCGACGCCCCCGTCGAACCGCACGAGCCAGGGCTCCGTGCTGCTGGAGAAGGTGCTCGCGCTCTATGAAGCGGTGGAGTCGCGCTGGCGCAACTCCGTCGTCGACTACTCCTTCCGCGACCAGTTCGAGCTGGCGAGCGCCCTGGTCCGCCCGCCGCGCCGTGCGCCCGGCGCCCCCGCCAACGAAGGCCCCAGCCGCCTGCCCCCGCCCCGCGCGTGGGTGACGGCCGCCGTCGTGGCCTTCGTCATCTGGCGCGCGGGCCGCTTCGTCTCCCGCTGGACGGGCCGCGCCCCGGTGCTGGAGGCCACGCGCTTCCTCGACCGGGTGGACACGGCGCTCCAGAAGGCCCATGTGCCGCGCTTTGAACACGAGACGCTGGAGGACCTGACCACGCGCCTGGCGCGTGAAGGCCATCCGCTGGCGCTGGCGCTGACGCCCCTCACCCGCCGCTACCTGGAGGCCCGCTTCGGCGGCCGTGCCCTGCGCGAGGGAGAGGCCGAGCACCTGCTCGCCACCTTGCGCCGCGCGCTGGATGCGGAAGCCTCCCGTCGAGCAGTAAAGCCGGCCGGACAGGCGGGCCCTACCGCCCGCGCCTCCTGA
- a CDS encoding DUF58 domain-containing protein, whose product MKAPARPPLKARLRALLRPPRTLSVTKTGRTYLVVTFGVGLGALNTGNNLLYLLLGLLLSMVVVSGVLSERCLRDLTVRRVGADAAFAREPFAYRWAVSRKKGHGFALTFSEDLSPLTGTGKLGHLSAGKEHIVRADLAAPHRGPVRLSGVRVTTTWPLGLFAKTRVFSLEGTLLVYPRRGYACKEPGPAEKGPRGESGSPRHLDGTGDVAGLRELAPNEDARRIHWLKSAAAGRLLKVEREREERRIWKLALETGLTGDALERRCEEVAAQAHQLLDAGHEVGLQLPERALRPAAGASQERRILQALAWVGFEGVDAGTDSREAA is encoded by the coding sequence GTGAAGGCCCCTGCCCGCCCCCCACTCAAGGCGCGGCTGCGCGCCCTCCTTCGTCCGCCGCGCACGCTGTCGGTGACGAAGACGGGCCGCACGTACCTGGTGGTGACGTTCGGCGTGGGGCTGGGCGCGCTCAACACGGGCAACAACCTGCTCTACCTGCTGCTGGGCCTGCTGCTCAGCATGGTGGTGGTGTCCGGCGTGCTGTCGGAGCGCTGCCTGCGCGACCTGACGGTGCGCCGGGTGGGCGCGGACGCGGCCTTCGCGCGCGAGCCCTTCGCCTACCGCTGGGCGGTGTCGCGCAAGAAGGGGCACGGCTTCGCGCTGACGTTCTCCGAGGACCTCTCCCCGCTCACCGGCACCGGGAAGCTGGGGCACCTGTCCGCGGGCAAGGAGCACATCGTCCGGGCGGACCTGGCCGCGCCGCACCGGGGCCCCGTGCGCCTGTCCGGCGTGCGCGTCACCACCACGTGGCCCCTGGGCCTGTTCGCCAAGACGCGCGTGTTCTCCCTGGAGGGAACGCTGCTCGTGTATCCGCGCCGCGGCTACGCCTGCAAGGAACCGGGGCCCGCGGAGAAGGGCCCCCGGGGCGAGTCAGGCAGCCCGCGCCACCTGGACGGCACCGGCGATGTGGCGGGCCTGCGCGAGCTTGCCCCGAACGAGGACGCGCGCCGCATCCACTGGCTGAAGAGCGCCGCGGCGGGGCGACTCCTGAAGGTGGAGCGCGAGCGCGAGGAGCGCCGCATCTGGAAGCTCGCGCTGGAGACGGGCCTCACGGGTGACGCGCTGGAGCGCCGCTGTGAAGAGGTCGCCGCCCAGGCGCACCAGTTGCTGGACGCGGGACATGAGGTCGGCCTCCAGTTGCCGGAGCGCGCGCTGCGGCCGGCGGCGGGGGCTTCGCAGGAGCGGCGCATCCTCCAGGCGCTCGCGTGGGTGGGCTTCGAGGGCGTGGACGCAGGGACGGACTCCCGGGAGGCGGCGTGA
- a CDS encoding AAA family ATPase, which yields MTQPARVLGPVPSPASARAVMERLAAQLGRAVQGKPEEVRRVVTCVVAGGHLLLEDMPGVGKTTLAEALARACALSFARIQFTADLLPADILGAQVFHAQTATFSFRPGPLFRQLVLADELNRAPPRTQSALLEGMAQGQVSLDGQTHALPSPFTVVATQNPVDFSGTYPLPDSQLDRFLVRLSLGHPAPDVEARLLTTRGAASPLPSVEAVTGPEELASLREFTQDVKLDATVADYVVRLARATREHGDLERGASTRAVLALGSAARAQALWEGRDFVTPGDVRAMMVPCWAHRVLLRSAVQGVSARDEAAHLVEEIARKVAAPR from the coding sequence ATGACCCAGCCCGCTCGCGTCCTCGGTCCAGTTCCCTCCCCTGCTTCCGCGCGCGCGGTGATGGAGCGGCTCGCCGCCCAGCTTGGCCGCGCCGTGCAGGGAAAACCGGAGGAGGTGCGGCGCGTCGTCACCTGCGTGGTGGCCGGCGGGCACCTGCTCCTGGAGGACATGCCCGGCGTGGGCAAGACGACGCTGGCGGAGGCCCTGGCCCGAGCGTGCGCCCTGTCCTTCGCCCGCATCCAGTTCACCGCGGACCTGCTGCCGGCGGACATCCTGGGCGCGCAGGTGTTCCACGCGCAGACGGCCACCTTCTCCTTCCGGCCCGGGCCGCTGTTCCGGCAGCTGGTGCTGGCGGACGAGCTCAACCGCGCGCCCCCGCGCACCCAGTCCGCGCTCCTGGAGGGCATGGCCCAGGGCCAGGTGTCGCTGGACGGGCAGACCCACGCGCTGCCCTCGCCCTTCACGGTGGTGGCCACCCAGAACCCGGTGGACTTCTCCGGCACCTATCCGCTGCCGGACTCGCAGCTGGATCGCTTCCTCGTGCGCCTGTCCCTGGGCCACCCGGCGCCGGACGTGGAGGCGCGCCTGCTCACCACGCGCGGCGCGGCGTCCCCGCTGCCGTCGGTGGAGGCGGTGACGGGGCCGGAGGAGCTGGCGTCGCTGCGTGAGTTCACCCAGGACGTGAAGCTGGACGCGACGGTGGCGGACTACGTGGTGCGGCTGGCTCGGGCCACGCGCGAGCACGGCGACCTGGAGCGCGGCGCGTCCACCCGCGCGGTGCTGGCGCTCGGGTCCGCGGCCCGGGCGCAGGCTTTGTGGGAAGGGCGCGACTTCGTCACCCCCGGTGACGTGCGCGCCATGATGGTGCCCTGCTGGGCGCACCGCGTGCTCTTGAGGAGCGCCGTGCAGGGCGTGTCCGCGCGGGACGAGGCAGCGCACCTGGTGGAGGAGATCGCCCGCAAGGTGGCGGCGCCCCGGTGA
- a CDS encoding STAS domain-containing protein, which produces MTGLQIHREEEAAGRITLRLEGTLDGRTAQELRNSLQALGQSEVVLDFAHLREFKDSAVGILTHGLKDGAVQLRGLATHHERMFRYFGVLASPTTHRAYYTPEDILSV; this is translated from the coding sequence ATGACGGGGCTTCAGATTCATCGGGAGGAGGAGGCGGCGGGTCGGATCACGCTTCGCCTGGAAGGAACGTTGGACGGCCGTACGGCCCAGGAGCTGCGCAACTCGCTCCAGGCGCTGGGCCAGAGCGAGGTGGTCCTGGACTTCGCGCACCTGCGTGAGTTCAAGGACAGCGCGGTGGGCATCCTGACCCACGGCCTGAAGGACGGCGCCGTGCAGCTGCGCGGGCTGGCGACGCACCACGAGCGGATGTTCCGCTACTTCGGCGTGCTGGCCTCGCCGACGACGCACCGGGCGTACTACACGCCCGAGGACATCCTCTCCGTCTGA
- a CDS encoding lytic transglycosylase domain-containing protein, translating into MRGWTVAMAAAVVLMGTNAVAFPVQVPVGAQGEAPDVAALRAQLAEKDAQLKAALARLQHYEDEADYLRAEQMGVAEAVRASGLPERQQRRLAVSIVREAERNNLDPLLVVALIRCESSFNNYAVSGVGAMGLMQVMPDTGKYLAEKSGWRLGRHTNLFDFETNVNLGTAYLADLISRFGSVEGALVAYNAGPGLAKRILAKKENRVKFMAGYPAKVVKEFRKLKAQQERAISLRAEQPTADRKG; encoded by the coding sequence ATGAGGGGTTGGACGGTGGCGATGGCGGCGGCGGTGGTGCTGATGGGGACGAACGCGGTGGCGTTCCCGGTGCAGGTTCCGGTGGGTGCGCAGGGGGAAGCGCCGGACGTCGCGGCCCTGAGGGCGCAGCTGGCGGAGAAGGACGCACAGCTCAAGGCCGCCCTGGCCCGGTTGCAGCACTATGAGGACGAGGCGGACTACCTCCGCGCGGAGCAGATGGGCGTGGCCGAGGCCGTGCGCGCCTCCGGGCTCCCGGAGCGGCAGCAGCGCCGGCTGGCGGTCTCCATCGTCCGCGAGGCGGAGCGCAACAACCTGGATCCGCTGCTGGTGGTGGCGCTGATCCGCTGCGAGTCGTCCTTCAACAACTACGCGGTGTCCGGCGTGGGCGCCATGGGCCTCATGCAGGTGATGCCGGACACGGGCAAGTACCTGGCGGAGAAGTCCGGCTGGCGGCTGGGCCGCCACACCAACCTGTTCGACTTCGAGACGAACGTGAACCTGGGCACCGCGTACCTGGCGGACCTCATCAGCCGCTTCGGCTCCGTGGAGGGCGCGCTCGTCGCCTACAACGCAGGCCCGGGGCTGGCCAAGCGCATCCTGGCCAAGAAGGAAAACCGGGTGAAGTTCATGGCCGGTTACCCCGCCAAGGTCGTGAAGGAGTTCCGCAAGCTGAAGGCCCAGCAGGAGCGCGCCATCAGCCTGCGTGCCGAGCAGCCGACAGCCGACCGCAAGGGTTGA
- a CDS encoding lmo0937 family membrane protein — MYWTMGIILMVLWVMGLITGSTEGQWVHLLLVFSLIAFVLAVASLGRRRGLA, encoded by the coding sequence GTGTACTGGACCATGGGCATCATCTTGATGGTGTTGTGGGTGATGGGGCTGATCACCGGTTCAACGGAGGGGCAGTGGGTGCACCTGCTCCTGGTGTTCTCGCTCATCGCGTTCGTGCTGGCCGTCGCGTCGCTGGGGCGCCGGCGGGGGCTGGCATGA